The genomic stretch CTGCCTGGATGAGCTTGTCCGCTATCTTGCCGAACCCGTCCCAGGGTCCTTGCACGCAGGTGTCCGGGCCGCAGGAAGCAGGGTCTTGGGAGTAGTTCCCTACGCAAAAGGGAAAGGGGTACCGCACCAGGTCCAGGCGCTCGGTGGTGGCTCCCTGGCGCCTGGCGGCTTCCAAAACCTCGTCCAACAACTCTGCCGTAAACCCGTCCGTCCGCGCCGATGCGTTGACGCCGAGCACGCGTAGACTCATAAATATCACCCAAGCACTAAACCTCCTTTAGCATAGCACGCGCACCCCAAGGCCGCCAAGGCCCGGCCATGAACTCCCCTATCCCCCGGGCCCGGACGGGGTAGCCCTTAAGCATTTCTTCCCCCACTACCGGCCCCTCGAGGCGCCACGCCAGCGTATACGTGGGGCCCGAGGAGCCTTTCCAGCGGCCCAGGGAAACGAAGTGTAGCCCCACCCCCACCAGGGGAGGGCACAAGCAGTCAACAAGCGGCAAAGCCACTGCATGGGTCCAATCCACACAACCGGACCGGGAGACCAGGGTGGGGAACTTCCCATGCTAGATTAAAGACATGGCCCTTTGGCTGGTGCGGGCGGGGAAGAGAGGGGAAACCGAGGCCTTTTGCCTCGAAAACAAGGTAGCCGCCGTAGGCTGGGACGAGGTTCCTGACCTCACCTCGTTGGACAACCGCGCGACGCTTCTGCAGCACTTGAGCACGATATATTCAGAAAAGTCCAGAAATGCCCTTATCAACTGGGCCAGCGAGTTATGGGCCTTTGCCAAAGAGATGAAGGAAGGAGACTTGGTGGCCCTCCCTTCCAAGCGAGAGCCAAAAATTCACTTCGGAACGGTGACCGGACCCTATCGCTACGTACCTGATAACCCACCCGGGGCCAAGCATACACGCCCAGTCCAATGGTTGAAGACTATCCCACGAGCGGCTCTGGACCAGGATCTACTCTACTCCCTGGGTTCCTCTCTGACCGTGGCCCAAATACAAAGGAATAATGCAGAAGAACGGGTTCGCGACCTATTAGTAAATGGGGGAGATGTAAAGAACGGAAATGGGACAGAAAAACTAAACCTCGAGGAACTTGCCCGGGATGCCATCCGGGATTACCTTAACCGCCGCTTCAAGGGGCATGCCCTGGCAAGGCTGGTGGAGGGTATTCTTCAAGCCCAGGGTTACCGCACCTTCCTCTCGCCCACCGGTCCCGATGGTGGGGTGGACATCCTGGCAGGCTCCGGGCCTTTGGGCTTTGAATCCCCCCGTATTGCCGTTCAGGTGAAGTCCGGGGATGCCCCCATAGGCACCAAGGAACTCAACGAGCTCCGGGGTGCCATGAAGAAGTTTGGAGCCAACTATGGCCTCTTTGTAAGCTGGGGTGGCTTTAAGGAAACGGCCAAAAAGGAAAAGCCCACCAGTTACTTTGAAATCCGCCTGTGGGACTCTGAAGACCTGATCCTGCACCTCTTGGAGAGCTACGAACGTCTGCCTGAGGAGCTTAAGGCCGAACTTCCCCTTAAGCGCATCTGGATCCTGGTAGAGGACGAAGAGAACGCATGACCGACACCCACGCCCACCTGGATTTCCTAGAAGAAGCCGAGCTGGAAGACGCCAAAGCCCACTTTCCGGAACTTAGGGCCATCCTCACCCTGGGGGTAGACCCAACCCGTTGGGAGAGGACCCTGGCCCTGGCCCAGGGCAATGTGTACGCCGCGGTAGGCCTCCACCCCACCTCGGCCCATCTGCTCTCCCCCGAGGTGGAAGAGGCTTTAAGGTATTACGCCCGTCACCCCCGGGTGCGGGCCATTGGGGAAAGCGGCCTGGACTATTACTGGACCCCCGAAACCAAGCCCGCCCAGCTCAAGGCCCTGGAGTTCCAAGCAACCCTGGCCGAGGAGCTCGGACTACCCTTGGTGCTCCATGTGCGGAGCAAGGATGGACAAGCGGAGGAAGACCTGGCCGCCTGGCTTCTCACCCACCGACCCAAAAGGGTGGTTCTCCATGCCTTCGGCGGGCACCCGGCCCTCGAGGCAGCGGGCCTCGAGGTGGGAGCCTACTTCAGCTTCGCAGGCCCTCTCACCTACAAGAAAAACCAGGCCCTCCGGGAAGCCGCCCAAAGGCTTCCCCTGCACAAGCTCCTGGTGGAAACCGACACCCCCTTCCTGCCCCCAGAACCCCACCGGGGAAAGCGCAACCTTCCCCACCACGTGCGCCACACCCTGAATAGGCTTGCGGAGGTGCGGGGAATGACCTTGGAGGAAATGGAATCCATCACCGACCAGAACGCGGAAACCTGCTTCCGCTGGACATAGCCCACGCCCTCTGTTTGCAAGCTCCCTGACCCCCATGGGTCAAAATGAAAGGCAATATGAGAAAGCTCCTTTTACCCCCTGTCTTACCCCTTGTCTTCCTCCTCCTAACCGCCCTGGCCGCCCCCAGGCTGGTGGTGGAGCCGGAGGACGGGGTCAAGCCGCTACTGGACCTCATCGCCTCGGCCCAGGAGGAGATCCTGGTGAAGATGTACCTCTGGACCCCAAGCCGTCTGGACGTGGTGGACGCCTTGGGGGAGGCTGTGGCCCGGGGCGTGAAGGTTAAGGTCCTTTTGGAGCGGGAGCCCTCCGGGGGACGGGTGGACCTCACGGTATTCCAGGCCCTGAAGGAACGGGGAGTAGATGTCAAGCTCACCACCCCCTTCCGCTTCGTCTTCGTCCACGAGAAAAGCCTGGTGGTGGACCGCAAGCGGGCCTGGGTGGGCACCATGAACCTCACGGGAAGCTCCTTTACCGCCAACCGGGAGTACGCCCTCATCCTGGACGATCCCAGGCAGGTGGCGGAGGTGGTAAGGGTCTTTGAAGCGGACTGGGAGGGGAAAAGGCTGGACCTCTCCCAGGCGCTTCTCGTCTGGGCCCCAAGCCGCATCCTGGGCGGAGTCAAGGAGGGCAACGCCCGGGAAACCCTCCTCGCTCTGATCCGTGGGGCCAGGAGGGAGGTTTTCCTGGAGCACCAGGCCATGGCCGATCCCGAGGTGGTGGCCGCCCTTAAGGAAGCCTTGGCCAGAGGGGTCCGGGTCCGCCTGGTGGGAAGCCCCCAGGAGCCCGGGGACACCTACTTCCTGGCGGGAGCGGAGGAGCTAAGGCGGGCCGGGGCGGATCTCCGCTTCCTACCCGATCCCTACGTGCACGCCAAAGCCCTGGTGGTGGACGGGGAGGTGGCCCTCGTGGGAAGCCTGAACCTGAGCGCCAACTCCTTAAACGCCAACCGGGAGCTTTCCGTGCGCTTCACCCGCAAGGAAGCCCCCGAGGCCTTCGCCAGGCTCCTTTCCGTGATGGAAAGGGACTTCCAGGCAGGGCTTACCGAAAACCCCTTTGCCCTACCGCCCCTGGAAGGGGTCATTCCCTGGCAAGATGCCCCTAAGTACTTTGGCCGTATAGCCACGGTGGAAGGGGTGATTCAGCAGGTGGAAGACCGGGGCACTGTGGCCTTCCTTCGGTTCGGACCCGGGGAAAGCGACCTGAGGCTGGTGGTCTTCCCAAGGAGCTACACCCTCTTCCGGCAACCCTTCCCCCAAAGCTACCTGGGTAAGAAGGTAAGGGCCAGGGGGCGCATCGTGCTTTACGCCGGCTACTACGAGATCGTCCTGGAGGATCCCTCGGCCCTCGAGGTGCTGGATGGAAGCCCTTAAGGCCCTAGGCTACGAGATAAGCCCCATAGAAGGGGGCTTCTACGGGGAGAAGCGCCGAGGGGGCGTGGTCTACCAGGTCTTCTACTCCGAGGCGGGGGACGTGCGCCTAAGGCGCCTCCGCTTCCTGAGGGAGGAGGCAAAGGCCCTAAACCTGGCCGGGGTGGAAGGGGAGTGGGCAGCCCGGTACCAGGTGGAGGAGAACTTCTTCGCCGTGGCGAACCCCCAGGACCTCCCCAGCCTGATCCTGGCCTTTGAGCGCCTTGACCTAGGGGGAGAAACCCCCTAAACTCAAGGGCAATATGCGTCTGCCCCAGGGTAATGACGCCTAGACGGGGGGCAAGGCCATCCGGCCCCCCCGGTCCCCCATGGCCGGGGGGGTCAAACCTTAAGAGGAGGGAGCATGCGGGTTCTGGTACGGGACTTGAAGAAGCATGTGGGCGAAGAGGTGGAGCTACTGGGCTTTCTCCACTGGCGGCGGGACCTGGGCAAGGTGCAGTTCCTATTGCTACGGGACCGAAGCGGCATCGTGCAGGTGGTGACCGGAGGGCAGAAACTCCCCTTGCCGGAAAGCAGCCTGCGGGTAAGGGGCCAGGTGGTGGAAAGTCCCAAGGCCCCAGGGGGCCTCGAGGTGCAGGCAAAGGAAATAGAGATCCTCTCCCCTGCCCTGGAGCCCACCCCGGTGGAGATCCCCAAGGAGGAGTGGCGGGCAAGCCCCGACACCCTTCTGGAATACCGCTATGTTACCCTAAGGGGGGAAAAGGCCCGCGCTCCCCTCAAGGTGCAAGCGGCCCTGGTGCGGGGTTTTAGGCGCTATCTAGACCGGCAGGATTTCACGGAGATCTTCACCCCCAAGGTGGTGCGGGCCGGGGCCGAGGGAGGCTCAGGGCTTTTCGGGGTGGACTACTTCGAGTACCGGGCCTACCTGGCCCAGTCCCCCCAGCTTTACAAGCAAATCATGGTGGGGGTGTTTGAGCGCGTTTACGAGGTAGCCCCGGTCTGGCGCATGGAGGAGCACAACACCAGCCGCCACCTAAACGAGTACCTCTCCCTGGACGTGGAAATGGGGTTCATCGAGGGGGAGGAGGACCTCATGCGGCTTGAGGAAAACCTCCTTCAGGAGATGCTGGAGGAAGCCCTTTCCAGTGCCGGGAACGAGATCCGGCTTTTGGGAGCCGAGTGGCCCTCCTTCCCCAAGGAAATCCCTCGCCTGACCCACGCCGAGGCCCGGAAAATCCTCAAAGAAGAACTGGGCTACCCCGTAGGCCAGGACCTTTCCGAGGAGGCGGAGCGCCTCCTCGGCCAGTACGCCAAGGAGCACTGGGGTTCGGACTGGCTCTTCATCACCCATTACCCCCGAAGCCTTAGGCCCTTCTATACCTACCCCGAGGAAAACGGCACCACAAGGAGTTTTGACCTCCTCTTCCGGGGCCTGGAGATCACCTCCGGGGGCCAGAGAATTCACCATTACCAAGACCTGGTGGAAAGCCTAAAGGCCAAGGGCATGGACCTCGAGGGCTTTAAGGGCTACCTGGAGGTCTTCAAGTACGGTATGCCCCCCCACGGGGGTTTCGCCATCGGGGCAGAAAGGCTCACGCAAAAGCTTCTCGGCCTCCCCAACGTGCGCTACGCCCGGGCCTTCCCCAGAGACCGGCACCGGCTCACCCCCTGATGCTACCCCACCCTGGCGTCGCCAGGGTGGGGTCCGAAGCAGAGGGCCACATTTAGAAGCGGTCAAAGAGGATGGCCCGCTTAACCTCCTCTATGAGCTGGGTTACGGGGATATCCCGGGGGCAGGCCTCGGTACAGTTGTAAGCGGTGCGGCAGCGCCAAACCCCGCTCCCCGATCCCAGAACCTTGAAGCGCTCCCTCTTTCCCCGGTCGCGGGAGTCAAAGATGAACCGGTGGGCCTGAACAATAGCGGCAGGGCCCAGGTACGTCCCGTTTACCCAGAAAACAGGACAGCTGGTGGTGCAGCTGGCGCAGAGGATACACTTGGTGCCGTGGTCAAACCGCTCCCGTTCCTCAGGGCTTTGCAGGCGCTCCCGGGCCGGGGGAGGCTCATCGTTGATGAGGTAAGGTTTCACCGCCCGATAGGCGGCAAAGAAGGGTTCCATGTCCACAATGAGGTCCTTCTCCACCGGCAGGCCCCGGATGGGTTCCACGGTGATCACGTTTCCCAGGTCCTTCACCAGGGTCTTGCAGGCTAGGCGGTTTCTGCCGTTGATCAGCATGGCGTCGGAGCCGCAGATGCCGTGCCCACAGCTCCGGCGGAAGGCCAGGGTGCCGTCTTGATCCCACTTCACCTTGTGCAGGAGGTCCAAAACCCGATCCCAAGGCTCGGCCTCCACCTGGTACGTGCGCCAGGTGGGCTTTTGGTCCTTGGCAGGGTCAAAGCGGAGGATCTTCAGGGTTACCTGCATGGCGCCTCCTAGTAGGTGCGGGCCTTGGGCTCAAAGCGGCCCAGGACCACGGGCTTGTAGCGGAAGGTCACCTTGCCGTCAGCCACCTTGTAGGCCAGGGTATGCTTGAGCCAGTTGACATCGTCCCGCTCGGGGTAGTCCTCCCGGGCATGGGCCCCGCGGGACTCGGTGCG from Thermus antranikianii DSM 12462 encodes the following:
- the aspS gene encoding aspartate--tRNA(Asn) ligase, with product MRVLVRDLKKHVGEEVELLGFLHWRRDLGKVQFLLLRDRSGIVQVVTGGQKLPLPESSLRVRGQVVESPKAPGGLEVQAKEIEILSPALEPTPVEIPKEEWRASPDTLLEYRYVTLRGEKARAPLKVQAALVRGFRRYLDRQDFTEIFTPKVVRAGAEGGSGLFGVDYFEYRAYLAQSPQLYKQIMVGVFERVYEVAPVWRMEEHNTSRHLNEYLSLDVEMGFIEGEEDLMRLEENLLQEMLEEALSSAGNEIRLLGAEWPSFPKEIPRLTHAEARKILKEELGYPVGQDLSEEAERLLGQYAKEHWGSDWLFITHYPRSLRPFYTYPEENGTTRSFDLLFRGLEITSGGQRIHHYQDLVESLKAKGMDLEGFKGYLEVFKYGMPPHGGFAIGAERLTQKLLGLPNVRYARAFPRDRHRLTP
- a CDS encoding restriction endonuclease, which codes for MALWLVRAGKRGETEAFCLENKVAAVGWDEVPDLTSLDNRATLLQHLSTIYSEKSRNALINWASELWAFAKEMKEGDLVALPSKREPKIHFGTVTGPYRYVPDNPPGAKHTRPVQWLKTIPRAALDQDLLYSLGSSLTVAQIQRNNAEERVRDLLVNGGDVKNGNGTEKLNLEELARDAIRDYLNRRFKGHALARLVEGILQAQGYRTFLSPTGPDGGVDILAGSGPLGFESPRIAVQVKSGDAPIGTKELNELRGAMKKFGANYGLFVSWGGFKETAKKEKPTSYFEIRLWDSEDLILHLLESYERLPEELKAELPLKRIWILVEDEENA
- a CDS encoding TatD family hydrolase, with amino-acid sequence MTDTHAHLDFLEEAELEDAKAHFPELRAILTLGVDPTRWERTLALAQGNVYAAVGLHPTSAHLLSPEVEEALRYYARHPRVRAIGESGLDYYWTPETKPAQLKALEFQATLAEELGLPLVLHVRSKDGQAEEDLAAWLLTHRPKRVVLHAFGGHPALEAAGLEVGAYFSFAGPLTYKKNQALREAAQRLPLHKLLVETDTPFLPPEPHRGKRNLPHHVRHTLNRLAEVRGMTLEEMESITDQNAETCFRWT
- a CDS encoding succinate dehydrogenase iron-sulfur subunit, with translation MQVTLKILRFDPAKDQKPTWRTYQVEAEPWDRVLDLLHKVKWDQDGTLAFRRSCGHGICGSDAMLINGRNRLACKTLVKDLGNVITVEPIRGLPVEKDLIVDMEPFFAAYRAVKPYLINDEPPPARERLQSPEERERFDHGTKCILCASCTTSCPVFWVNGTYLGPAAIVQAHRFIFDSRDRGKRERFKVLGSGSGVWRCRTAYNCTEACPRDIPVTQLIEEVKRAILFDRF
- a CDS encoding phospholipase D-like domain-containing protein, producing the protein MRKLLLPPVLPLVFLLLTALAAPRLVVEPEDGVKPLLDLIASAQEEILVKMYLWTPSRLDVVDALGEAVARGVKVKVLLEREPSGGRVDLTVFQALKERGVDVKLTTPFRFVFVHEKSLVVDRKRAWVGTMNLTGSSFTANREYALILDDPRQVAEVVRVFEADWEGKRLDLSQALLVWAPSRILGGVKEGNARETLLALIRGARREVFLEHQAMADPEVVAALKEALARGVRVRLVGSPQEPGDTYFLAGAEELRRAGADLRFLPDPYVHAKALVVDGEVALVGSLNLSANSLNANRELSVRFTRKEAPEAFARLLSVMERDFQAGLTENPFALPPLEGVIPWQDAPKYFGRIATVEGVIQQVEDRGTVAFLRFGPGESDLRLVVFPRSYTLFRQPFPQSYLGKKVRARGRIVLYAGYYEIVLEDPSALEVLDGSP